In the Juglans microcarpa x Juglans regia isolate MS1-56 chromosome 6D, Jm3101_v1.0, whole genome shotgun sequence genome, one interval contains:
- the LOC121234302 gene encoding ribonuclease TUDOR 1-like: MASSTSGNTGWYRGKVKAVPSGDSVVIMAMTASRPGLPPEKTLTLSSLIAPRLARRGGVDEPFAWDSREFLRKLIIGKEVAFRVDYTVPSIGREFGSVFLGDKNVALLVVSEGWAKVREQGQQKGEASPFLTELRNLEDQAKQQGLGRWSKVPGAAEASIRNLPPSAIGDPSNLDAMGLLATNKGRPMQGIVEQVRDGSTVRVYLLPEFQFVQVFVAGIQAPSMGRRAVTESAGETEVNTEERSGDVLAESRAPLTSAQRLAVSAASSAEVAPDPFGVEAKYFTELRVLNRDVRIVLEGVDKFSNLIGSVYYPDGDLAKDLALELVENGLAKFVEWSANMMEEDAKRRLKAAELQAKKSRLKFWTNYVPPATNSKAIHDQNFTGKVVEVVSGDCIIVADDSVPYGSPLAERRVNLSSIRCPKMGNPRRDEKPAPYAREARDFLRTRLIGRQVNVQMEYSRKVSTADGSAAATGTADSRVMDFGSVFLLSPIKVEGDDTPSPAPPTSVSQPGVNIAELVVARGFGTVIRHRDFEERSNYYDALLAAESRSIVGKKGIHSAKDPPVMHVTDLLMASVKKARDFLPFLQRSRRIPAVVEYVLSGHRFKLLIPKETCSIAFSFSGVRCPGRDEPYSEEAIALMRRKIMQRDVEIEVETVDRTGTFLGSMWELKTNLAVPLLEAGLAKLQTSFGSDRIPDIHLLDQAEKSAKRQKLKIWENYVEGEEMSNGAAVESKQKEVLKVVVTEVLGGGKFYVQTVGDQKVASIQQQLASLNLQEAPVIGAFNPKKGDMVLAQFSGDNSWNRAMIVSAPRGSVESPKDKFEVFYVDYGNQEFVAYSQLRPLDTSVSSAPGLAQLCSLAYMKVPSVEEDFGQEAALYLSEHTLNSSKEFRAMVEERDTSGGKVKGQGTGTTLIVTLVAVDAEISINAAMLQEGLARLEKRKKWENNERQLALDNLEKFQEEARSARRGMWQYGDIQSDDEDAVPAVRKAGGRR; the protein is encoded by the exons ATGGCATCATCAACATCCGGAAACACAGGTTGGTACAGAGGAAAAGTGAAAGCTGTTCCTTCGGGAGACAGCGTGGTTATTATGGCCATGACCGCGAGCAGGCCTGGACTCCCACCTGAGAAGACCCTTACTTTGTCATCTCTTATTGCTCCAAGACTG GCCCGTAGAGGTGGTGTTGATGAGCCATTTGCCTGGGACAGTAGAGAGTTTTTGCGGAAGCTCATTATAGGAAAG GAGGTTGCATTCAGAGTAGATTACACTGTACCATCCATAGGGCGAGAATTTGGCTCTGTTTTCCTTGGTGACAAAAATGTTGCTTTGCTGGTGGTTTCTGAAGGCTGGGCAAAG GTCAGGGAGCAGGGTCAGCAGAAAGGAGAAGCAAGCCCTTTCCTGACAGAGCTGCGAAATCTGGAAGATCAAGCTAAGCAACAAGGTCTTGGCCGATGGAGCAAG GTTCCAGGTGCTGCTGAGGCATCCATCAGGAATCTACCACCATCTGCTATTGGTGATCCTAGCAACTTGGATGCTATGGGATTGTTAGCTACAAACAAGGGCAGGCCCATGCAAGGTATTGTTGAGCAGGTTCGTGATGGTAGTACAGTTCGGGTCTATCTGCTTCCAGAGTTTCAGTTTGTCCAAGTGTTTGTTGCGGGGATTCAG GCTCCATCCATGGGAAGAAGAGCCGTAACTGAAAGTGCTGGTGAAACAGAGGTCAACACTGAAGAACGCAGTGGAGATGTCTTGGCTGAATCTCGAGCCCCTCTAACATCTGCACAGAGGCTTGCAGTCTCAGCAGCATCATCTGCTGAAGTTGCTCCTGATCCATTTGGTGTTGAAGCCAAATATTTTACTGAGCTTCGTGTTTTGAATAGAGAT GTTCGCATTGTCTTGGAAGGTGTTGACAAATTCAGCAATTTGATTGGATCAGTGTACTACCCTGATGGTGACTTAGCAAAAGACTTGGCACTGGAGCTTGTTGAAAAC ggtttAGCTAAGTTTGTTGAATGGAGTGCAAATATGATGGAGGAGGATGCCAAGCGAAGGCTGAAGGCCGCAGAGCTTCAAGCCAAGAAAAGCAGGTTGAAGTTCTGGACAAACTATGTACCTCCAGCTACAAATTCAAAGGCAATCCATGACCAGAATTTTACAGGAAAG GTTGTGGAGGTTGTAAGTGGGGACTGCATTATCGTGGCTGATGATTCTGTCCCTTATGGCAGTCCGTTAGCAGAGCGGCGAGTCAATCTGTCAAGCATTAGGTGTCCAAAAATGGGTAATCCTCGCAGAGATGAAAAGCCAGCTCCCTATGCACGTGAAGCAAGGGACTTTTTAAGGACACGACTTATTGGCCGACAA GTGAATGTTCAAATGGAATATTCTAGGAAAGTGAGCACGGCAGATGGATCTGCAGCTGCAACTGGGACTGCAGATTCCAGAGTAATGGATTTTGGATCGGTTTTCCTATTATCTCCTATTAAGGTTGAGGGGGATGATACCCCATCACCTGCTCCACCCACTTCCGTTAGCCAGCCTGGTGTGAATATTGCTGAGCTTGTGGTTGCACGTGGCTTTGGCACTGTTATTAGACATCGGGATTTTGAGGAGAGATCAAACTATTATGATGCCCTTCTTGCTGCTGAATCTCGTTCCATTGTTGGGAAGAAAGGTATCCATTCAGCCAAGGATCCTCCAGTGATGCATGTAACAGACCTGCTTATG GCATCAGTCAAGAAAGCTAGAGATTTTTTGCCATTTCTGCAAAGGAGTAGGAGAATTCCTGCTGTTGTAGAATATGTCCTCAGTGGTCATCGATTTAAGTTGTTGATTCCCAAGGAAACATGTAGCATTGCCTTCTCATTCTCCGGTGTCAGATGTCCTGGCCGTGATGAGCCCTATTCAGAGGAAGCTATTGCACTAATGAGAAGAAAGATAATGCAAAGGGATGTTGAG ATTGAAGTCGAAACTGTTGATAGAACTGGAACTTTCTTGGGATCCATGTGGGAATTAAAGACAAATCTAGCAGTTCCGCTCCTTGAAGCTGGCTTGGCAAAACTTCAAACATCCTTTGGCAGTGACAGGATCCCTGACATTCACCTTCTTGACCAAGCTGAGAAATCTGCGAAAAGACAAAAGCTTAAA ATTTGGGAGAATTACGTTGAAGGGGAAGAAATGTCTAATGGTGCAGCTGTTGAAAGCAAACAGAAAGAAGTGCTAAAG GTGGTGGTTACGGAAGTCTTGGGTGGTGGTAAATTTTATGTCCAGACAGTTGGTGATCAGAAAGTTGCCTCAATTCAACAACAACTCGCTTCTTTAAATCTTCAAGAAGCTCCAGTGATTGGTGCTTTTAATCCTAAAAAGGGTGACATGGTCCTTGCTCAGTTTAGTGGTGACAATTCCTGGAACAGAGCAATG ATTGTCAGTGCACCTCGAGGTTCCGTGGAATCCCCAAAAGACAAGTTTGAAGTTTTCTATGTTGATTATGGGAATCAAGAGTTTGTTGCATACAGTCAGTTACGGCCTCTTGATACTTCCGTATCTTCTGCGCCTGGTCTTGCTCAACTATGTAGCCTAGCATACATGAAGGTTCCAAGCGTGGAGGAGGATTTTGGTCAAGAAGCAGCTTTGTATCTGAGTGAGCATACATTGAACAGTTCAAAAGAGTTCAGGGCCATGGTTGAGGAAAGGGACACTTCAGGAGGAAAAGTCAAAGGACAGGGAACTGGAACAACTCTTATTGTAACTCTTGTGGCTGTGGATGCCGAGATCAGTATAAACGCTGCCATGCTTCAG GAAGGACTTGCTAGactagaaaagagaaagaaatgggagaacAACGAAAGACAATTGGCCCTTGACAATTTGGAGAAGTTCCAGGAAGAAGCACGGTCTGCTAGGCGGGGTATGTGGCAATATGGAGATATACAATCAGATGATGAGGATGCAGTGCCTGCTGTTAGAAAGGCTGGTGGCCGGCGATGA